From the genome of Gracilinanus agilis isolate LMUSP501 chromosome 2, AgileGrace, whole genome shotgun sequence, one region includes:
- the NPM2 gene encoding nucleoplasmin-2, whose protein sequence is MPPTSESSKTEKSLALFWGCELSQENRSYTFDPLEDGDHKLILNTVCLGEKAKDELNIVEVIPPPDENGKKTPPVPIAMLKPSVLPMANISGMELTPPITLHLRSGSGPVHISGRDLTVTLDLPWEEGERDEDEEASEEEEEASEEEDDADEDSDEISLEASPPKSTKRLASNSQASVAKPGAERPQCETPFSLLSAPTLKSPESKVCPPVEKFVEEEKNATARSLPLGEALAWLAGWPGPPAEVSSGLLKCGFQWPELPGPPPSSERRLGTRRLSSPEEWMPSLTYLRFPKFSSLSFRSLPSEEAGF, encoded by the exons ATGCCTCCAACGAGTGAAAGCAGCAAGACTGAAAAGTCCTTGGCCCTGTTCTGGG GCTGTGAGTTGAGCCAAGAGAACCGCTCTTATACCTTTGATCCTTTGGAAGATGGTGATCATAAATTAATTCTGAATACG GTATGCCTAGGGGAGAAGGCCAAAGATGAGCTAAATATAGTGGAGGTCATACCACCCCCTGATGAGAATGGCAAGAAGACACCACCAGTTCCCATTGCCATGCTGAAGCCCTCAGTCCTACCCATG GCCAACATTTCAGGAATGGAGCTCACTCCCCCCATCACTTTGCATCTTCGGTCAGGCTCAGGGCCAGTCCACATCAGCGGCCGTGATCTTACTG TGACTTTAGACCTgccctgggaggaaggagagagggatgagGATGAAGAGGCcagtgaagaggaagaagaggccaGTGAGGAAGAAGATGATGCTGATGAAGATTCTGATGAGATATCCCTGGAGGCTTCTCCACCTAAATCAACCAAGCGACTAGCTTCCAACAGCCAGGCTAGTGTCGCAAAG CCTGGTGCCGAGAGGCCCCAGTGTGAgacccctttctctcttcttagtGCCCCAACCCTGAAGAGTCCGGAATCAAAG GTCTGTCCCCCAGTGGAGAAGTttgtggaagaagagaaaaatgccaCGGCCCGTTCCCTGCCCCTTGGGGAGGCTCTGGCGTGGCTGGCAGG TTGGCCTGGACCCCCGGCAGAGGTCAGCTCTGGGCTGCTGAAATGCGGCTTCCAGTGGCCAGAGCTCCCCGGGCCGCCTCCCAGTTCGGAGCGACGCCTCGGCACCCGGCGCCTGTCCTCTCCTGAGGAGTGGATGCCATCCCTTACTTATCTCCGTTTCCCCaaattctcctccctttctttcagAAGTCTCCCATCCGAGGAGGCGGGCTTTTGA
- the PBDC1 gene encoding protein PBDC1 codes for MAAGNGGSCLDSLGPGELLSAAHALSLPAEAYGNDPNIEMVWAMKAMQHAEVYYNLISSVDPLFLRLTKVDDQIYSEFRENFGKLKIDVLDPEELKSEPAKEKWRPFCMKFNGIVEDYNYGTLLRLDCTQGYSEENTIFATRIQFFAIEIARNREGYNRAVYNSAQQNGAAEKDSLTSR; via the exons ATGGCGGCTGGGAATGGGGGCAGCTGCCTGGATTCGCTG GGTCCCGGAGAGCTTTTGTCGGCGGCTCACGCGCTTTCCCTGCCAGCCGAGGCCTATGGCAACGAT CCCAATATTGAGATGGTTTGGGCCATGAAGGCTATGCAGCATGCTGAGGTTTATTACAAT TTGATTTCTTCAGTTGACCCCTTGTTCTTAAGACTCACTAAAGTGGATGACCAGATCTATTCAGAGTTCCGGGAGAACTTTGGGAAACTCAAGATAGATGTGTTGGACCCTGAAGAGCTCAAATCAGAACCAGCTAAAGAA AAGTGGAGACCTTTTTGCATGAAGTTCAATGGTATTGTGGAAGATTACAACTATGGTACATTGCTGCGACTGGACTGTACTCAAGGGTATAGTGAAGAAAACACTATCTTTG CTACTAGGATACAGTTTTTTGCTATTGAAATAGCTCGGAACCGGGAAGGTTATAATAGAGCTGTTTACAATAGTGCTCAGCAGAATGGAGCAGCAGAAAAAGACAGTCTCACGTCCAGGTAA